One region of Edaphobacter bradus genomic DNA includes:
- a CDS encoding B-box zinc finger protein, protein MNCANHPDRERIAFCQNCGKPLCQECARTVGSAVFCEPCLAARLSGVGAPPPASAGTYANAGGAPNLSYSTAGAIPPPGGPNPVLAALLGVIPGVGAMYNGQYAKGVVHLIVFAVLVSIAEQHDIFGLFVFGWMVYQVIEAYHTAKARRDGTPLPNPFGLNDLGERLGFGKSWPSAVATSGPMQQPPPAEPVVPPPAAASAVPPPPGGYNYTYNYPPPAASWSAPWDSQANPYAATQPQPLDPNAPLYPPRSRFPTGAIWLIGLGLLFLIGNSGFFHVFHLVPFFLIGLGVWIFIHRMTLSGEGLADDGTAYYRIRLLSALRGSIWVILVGVMFLLASFNILSWGKSWPLFIIVAGLMIFFERAAYSSAAASPPLYPPPPPAAPAPPAPPTSTTPIVPTEHDQEGR, encoded by the coding sequence ATGAACTGCGCTAACCATCCTGATCGTGAACGAATCGCCTTCTGTCAGAACTGCGGCAAGCCGCTCTGCCAGGAGTGTGCCCGGACGGTAGGCTCTGCTGTCTTCTGTGAGCCCTGCCTCGCGGCCCGGCTCTCCGGTGTCGGTGCTCCTCCGCCAGCTTCGGCAGGAACCTACGCCAACGCCGGCGGTGCCCCCAACCTCAGCTACTCGACCGCCGGAGCCATCCCTCCTCCCGGGGGTCCGAACCCCGTCCTCGCCGCCCTGCTCGGCGTCATCCCCGGCGTCGGTGCCATGTACAACGGCCAGTACGCCAAGGGAGTCGTGCATCTCATCGTCTTCGCCGTGCTCGTCAGCATCGCCGAGCAGCACGATATCTTCGGCCTCTTCGTCTTCGGCTGGATGGTCTACCAGGTCATCGAGGCCTACCACACCGCCAAAGCCCGCCGAGACGGAACCCCGCTGCCCAACCCCTTCGGTCTCAACGACCTCGGTGAGCGCCTCGGCTTCGGAAAATCCTGGCCCTCTGCTGTCGCTACATCCGGCCCCATGCAGCAGCCTCCCCCTGCCGAACCCGTCGTTCCCCCGCCGGCTGCGGCCTCCGCGGTTCCGCCACCGCCTGGCGGTTACAACTACACCTACAACTACCCGCCGCCCGCCGCCAGCTGGAGTGCGCCTTGGGACAGCCAGGCAAACCCCTACGCCGCAACACAGCCGCAGCCCCTCGACCCCAACGCGCCGCTCTATCCTCCGCGCAGCCGCTTCCCAACAGGAGCCATCTGGCTTATCGGCCTCGGCCTGCTCTTTCTCATCGGGAACTCCGGCTTCTTCCACGTCTTCCACCTGGTTCCGTTCTTCCTCATCGGGCTCGGCGTCTGGATCTTCATCCACCGGATGACTCTCTCCGGCGAGGGCCTGGCCGACGATGGCACGGCCTATTACCGCATCCGCCTCTTGAGCGCCTTGCGCGGCTCCATCTGGGTCATCCTCGTCGGAGTCATGTTCCTTCTCGCCAGCTTCAACATCCTCTCCTGGGGAAAGAGCTGGCCGCTCTTCATCATCGTCGCCGGTCTCATGATCTTCTTCGAGCGCGCCGCCTACAGCTCGGCCGCGGCCTCCCCTCCTCTCTATCCACCGCCGCCGCCCGCAGCTCCGGCGCCTCCGGCCCCACCCACAAGCACTACTCCCATCGTTCCCACCGAGCACGATCAGGAGGGACGTTAG
- a CDS encoding anti-sigma factor family protein, producing the protein MADHNQFGSATPPQSPGAQHCSQCEAMLADVLDGTLSAADQAVFDLHVAGCPSCTAMLADARRGASLLEVLAAVRPEPSAALLDRIFAQTTGAAAISAQAIAQTSETSAAQPVSIQSGRHPNTLLGVPARIPALNPAAASAGNVLPFRQRVVNALRFSSIGHALMQPRLAMTAAMAFFSVALTLNLTGLHITELRAKDLKPSSIRRSFYETNARLARTFDNMRVVYEFTSRVHDLQRSAENTTPAPAPSNQNDSAPSTSTPSGDKKPDGQKPDDSNDPKQARPRPKSGTSRREIPQDRLQFVGSLSGRGSTPAATYAFAPLAPNVFRNQEGGLV; encoded by the coding sequence GTGGCAGACCATAACCAATTCGGCAGCGCGACGCCTCCTCAGTCTCCCGGCGCGCAGCACTGCTCCCAGTGCGAGGCCATGCTGGCCGACGTCCTCGACGGAACCCTCTCTGCCGCCGATCAGGCCGTCTTCGACCTTCACGTCGCCGGTTGCCCCTCCTGCACGGCCATGCTCGCCGACGCCCGCCGGGGAGCCTCTCTTCTCGAGGTCCTCGCCGCCGTGCGACCCGAGCCCTCCGCCGCCCTGCTCGACCGCATCTTCGCCCAGACCACCGGAGCCGCAGCCATCAGCGCCCAGGCCATCGCCCAAACCTCCGAAACGTCTGCCGCCCAGCCCGTCTCCATCCAGAGTGGCCGCCACCCCAACACGCTGCTCGGCGTCCCCGCCCGAATCCCTGCCCTCAACCCGGCGGCTGCCTCGGCAGGAAACGTCCTGCCCTTCCGCCAGCGCGTCGTCAACGCCCTCCGGTTCAGCTCCATCGGCCACGCCCTAATGCAGCCGCGCCTGGCGATGACCGCCGCCATGGCCTTCTTCTCCGTCGCCCTGACCCTCAACCTCACCGGCCTTCACATCACCGAGCTCCGCGCCAAAGACCTCAAACCCTCCAGCATCCGGCGCAGCTTCTACGAGACAAACGCCCGCCTCGCCCGCACCTTCGACAACATGCGCGTGGTCTACGAGTTCACGTCCCGCGTCCACGATCTGCAGCGCTCGGCAGAGAACACCACCCCGGCGCCGGCCCCCTCCAATCAGAACGACTCGGCCCCCAGCACCTCCACGCCCTCTGGCGATAAGAAGCCAGACGGCCAGAAGCCAGACGACAGCAACGACCCCAAGCAGGCGCGTCCTCGCCCTAAGTCCGGAACCAGCCGGCGCGAGATTCCACAAGACCGCCTCCAGTTCGTCGGCTCCCTTTCAGGGCGCGGCTCCACCCCAGCCGCGACGTATGCCTTTGCTCCACTTGCTCCCAATGTCTTTAGGAACCAGGAAGGGGGACTGGTATGA
- a CDS encoding RNA polymerase sigma factor, producing MAIPVAPGRHSSRAVSPRRLPRATPNNPAPMQATPPPAARGTLLPPLKPAEATLERTPEQVAAQEALVRLVRQCIAGDPQAWQQLVASQHRRIYAICYRFTGSSSDAEDLTQDVFLKLYKNLSSFDLQKGSFQTWITTLARNLLVDHFRRTRQDRATDSIDASFDGEDDGPTLADRLADTRDSQEKHVGDLELRGRIQHALKQLSPELREAVILRDLEDMDYKEISQVLRIPEGTVKSRISRGRGELARLLQRIERQQM from the coding sequence ATGGCGATTCCGGTAGCTCCCGGCCGACACTCCAGCCGGGCAGTGTCTCCGCGACGCCTCCCTCGTGCCACACCGAATAACCCCGCCCCCATGCAGGCCACCCCGCCGCCTGCCGCACGCGGTACACTTCTACCACCCTTGAAACCCGCTGAGGCCACGTTGGAGCGAACGCCAGAACAGGTAGCCGCACAGGAAGCCCTTGTCAGGCTCGTTCGCCAATGCATCGCCGGCGACCCACAGGCCTGGCAACAGCTCGTCGCCTCCCAGCACCGTCGCATCTACGCCATCTGCTACCGCTTCACCGGTTCCAGTTCCGACGCCGAGGACCTCACCCAGGACGTCTTCCTCAAGCTCTACAAGAACCTCTCCAGCTTCGACCTCCAGAAGGGCAGCTTCCAGACCTGGATCACCACGCTCGCCCGCAACCTCCTCGTCGACCACTTCCGCCGCACCCGTCAGGACCGCGCCACCGACTCCATCGACGCCTCCTTCGACGGTGAAGACGACGGCCCCACCCTCGCCGACCGGCTCGCCGACACTCGCGACTCGCAGGAGAAGCACGTCGGCGACCTCGAACTCCGCGGCCGCATCCAGCACGCCCTCAAGCAGCTCTCCCCGGAGCTCCGAGAGGCAGTTATCCTGCGTGATCTTGAAGATATGGATTATAAGGAGATATCCCAGGTACTCCGCATCCCCGAGGGAACCGTCAAGAGCCGCATCAGCCGCGGCCGCGGGGAACTGGCACGACTCTTGCAACGTATAGAAAGACAACAGATGTAG
- a CDS encoding superoxide dismutase family protein produces the protein MRLTTAAALTLSLLAVPAFARPFAKHKDAVVVHLKTSSGEDAGTATFTPSKDDKLTINLKLKNLPAGDHAVHIHQNAKCDAPDFKSAGGHFNPAGKQHGTMNPMGHHNGDLPQNIAIGPDHTGMATFTVDYLSLNLSAADSLYANGGTSIMVHEKADDMKTDPTGNAGNRIACGVITAPTP, from the coding sequence ATGCGCCTTACCACCGCCGCCGCCCTTACCCTCAGCCTCCTCGCAGTCCCTGCCTTTGCCAGACCCTTCGCCAAGCACAAAGACGCCGTCGTCGTGCATCTCAAAACCAGCTCTGGCGAAGACGCTGGCACCGCCACCTTCACCCCCTCCAAGGACGACAAGCTCACCATCAACCTCAAGCTCAAGAACCTTCCCGCCGGCGACCACGCTGTCCACATCCACCAGAACGCCAAGTGCGACGCCCCTGACTTCAAGTCCGCCGGCGGCCACTTCAATCCCGCCGGCAAGCAGCACGGAACCATGAACCCCATGGGCCACCACAACGGCGACCTGCCCCAGAACATCGCCATCGGCCCCGATCACACCGGCATGGCCACCTTTACGGTTGACTACCTCTCGCTCAACCTCTCCGCGGCTGACTCCCTCTACGCCAACGGCGGAACCTCCATCATGGTCCACGAGAAGGCAGACGACATGAAGACCGACCCCACCGGAAACGCCGGAAACCGCATCGCCTGCGGAGTCATCACCGCACCAACTCCCTAG
- a CDS encoding energy transducer TonB translates to MLEQTLSASGTKTPPCASALVRIGGSPPAPASLCFFLNGLLSSVDTPGYEMEFNEFSDFNGKQIAHLYLSQIQPETLLVGKIDKLEHSNKKADFFATPQSQSSPDPLASYTIDASQIEKLAENSTGLNWPTVSSGKTEGSISLFVSVDTHGQVREASVLSTDNPELDQAALDQLLGKKLKPAAWKGSPVQVEGPLLLSFSTKTDSSSKTSSTAVGLPSGVVAGKAISQPRPHYPDSAKQQHISGSVYLRAIIAADGTILKLGVIESASPILSEAALAAVKQWKYQPYLLDGVPTKVSTTITVNFSIGPSTFTLIGSR, encoded by the coding sequence ATGCTCGAACAGACTCTATCGGCTTCGGGAACCAAAACGCCACCCTGTGCTAGTGCGCTTGTACGTATCGGCGGAAGCCCGCCTGCCCCAGCCAGCCTGTGTTTCTTCCTCAACGGGCTTCTCTCTTCGGTAGACACTCCCGGATACGAGATGGAGTTCAATGAATTTTCCGATTTCAACGGAAAGCAGATCGCCCATCTCTATTTGTCGCAAATTCAGCCAGAAACTCTTCTGGTCGGAAAGATCGACAAACTCGAACACTCAAACAAAAAGGCCGACTTCTTCGCTACTCCGCAAAGTCAGAGCAGTCCTGATCCACTAGCCTCGTACACAATTGACGCCTCCCAAATCGAGAAGCTGGCTGAAAACTCCACCGGCCTGAATTGGCCTACGGTGAGCTCGGGAAAAACCGAAGGCTCGATCTCACTTTTCGTCTCCGTCGATACCCATGGCCAAGTCCGGGAAGCCTCAGTGCTTTCCACGGATAATCCCGAACTTGATCAGGCAGCCCTTGACCAGCTTTTAGGCAAGAAGTTGAAGCCGGCGGCATGGAAGGGCTCACCCGTACAGGTCGAAGGTCCGCTTCTTCTTTCTTTCTCTACAAAAACAGATTCTTCCTCGAAGACCTCAAGCACTGCTGTTGGCTTGCCGAGCGGAGTGGTAGCCGGCAAGGCCATATCTCAACCTAGGCCCCATTACCCCGACTCGGCGAAACAACAACATATTTCTGGCTCGGTCTACCTTCGCGCGATCATCGCTGCCGATGGCACAATTCTTAAGCTCGGAGTGATTGAGTCGGCTTCGCCGATCCTCTCGGAAGCCGCGTTGGCTGCTGTCAAACAGTGGAAATATCAGCCTTACCTGCTCGATGGAGTTCCGACCAAGGTCTCGACAACAATTACAGTGAACTTCAGCATCGGACCTTCAACATTCACTCTCATAGGTTCTCGCTGA
- a CDS encoding GDCCVxC domain-containing (seleno)protein, protein MKKPSPILESVLTCPNCGHSTQESMPADACQFFYECPRCKTVLRPKPGDCCVFCSYGSIKCPPVQLSGNCCGA, encoded by the coding sequence ATGAAGAAACCGTCCCCCATCCTTGAATCGGTGCTGACATGTCCGAACTGTGGCCACTCGACACAGGAAAGCATGCCCGCCGACGCCTGCCAGTTCTTCTACGAGTGCCCGCGCTGCAAGACAGTGCTGCGCCCGAAGCCAGGAGACTGCTGCGTCTTCTGCTCCTACGGCTCAATCAAATGTCCCCCCGTCCAGCTCTCGGGAAACTGCTGCGGCGCCTGA
- the merP gene encoding mercury resistance system periplasmic binding protein MerP has product MRKALITAFITISLTAFAASQQTIVLDVPNMTCPVCPITIKKALKRVPGVEDATVNYDKKTVTVKYDPEKASPAALIKATTDAGFPSSTHNAPKS; this is encoded by the coding sequence ATGCGAAAAGCTCTAATCACCGCCTTCATCACGATCTCGCTTACAGCATTCGCCGCCAGCCAGCAGACAATCGTGCTCGACGTGCCGAACATGACCTGCCCCGTGTGTCCGATCACCATCAAAAAAGCTCTCAAGAGAGTGCCCGGAGTTGAGGATGCGACCGTCAACTACGACAAGAAAACCGTGACCGTAAAGTACGACCCCGAAAAAGCCTCTCCTGCCGCACTCATCAAGGCCACGACTGACGCCGGCTTTCCCTCCTCAACGCACAACGCGCCTAAGTCATGA
- a CDS encoding mercuric transporter MerT family protein, which translates to MATMSSNVKVPLLAGVLASLGASVCCVGPLVLLSLGVGGAWISHLTRFEPYRPLFIGLTLLFLLLAFRRLHFAPRACAPGTPCADKQTRNNQRLLFWITASVLLALLAAPWVISLFYR; encoded by the coding sequence ATGGCCACAATGTCGTCTAACGTGAAGGTTCCTCTGCTCGCCGGTGTGCTGGCCAGTCTCGGAGCCTCCGTATGTTGCGTCGGTCCGCTCGTTCTCCTGTCGCTCGGCGTCGGCGGAGCCTGGATAAGCCACCTGACTAGATTCGAGCCCTATCGGCCCCTCTTCATCGGCCTTACCCTGCTGTTCCTGCTACTTGCCTTCCGTCGACTGCACTTTGCCCCAAGGGCCTGCGCCCCCGGCACTCCGTGCGCCGACAAACAAACCCGGAACAATCAGCGCCTCCTCTTCTGGATCACGGCTTCTGTGCTGCTCGCGCTGCTGGCTGCTCCCTGGGTGATATCGCTGTTCTATCGCTGA
- the merR gene encoding Hg(II)-responsive transcriptional regulator — MQDGLTISKLAELAQVNVETIRYYQRRGLLEEPRKPPGGYRRYPAEMAKRVYFIKRAQTLGFTLEEVAELMGLDAATACGETQELAVQKLELIERKLADLTAMRTALTHLVHACDERRYGEPCPIIRSLGED; from the coding sequence GTGCAAGACGGGCTGACGATAAGCAAGCTGGCGGAGCTGGCCCAGGTGAATGTTGAGACCATCCGCTATTACCAGCGGCGCGGTCTGTTGGAGGAGCCACGTAAGCCGCCGGGAGGTTATCGCCGTTACCCGGCTGAGATGGCAAAGCGTGTGTACTTCATCAAACGGGCGCAGACGTTGGGGTTCACGCTGGAGGAGGTTGCCGAGTTGATGGGGCTGGATGCGGCGACCGCGTGTGGCGAGACTCAAGAGTTGGCAGTACAGAAGCTGGAGCTCATCGAACGGAAGCTCGCGGATTTGACCGCAATGCGAACGGCGCTTACTCATCTTGTCCATGCCTGCGATGAGCGAAGATATGGCGAGCCTTGTCCGATTATTCGGTCGCTTGGTGAGGATTAG
- a CDS encoding thymidine kinase: protein MSIPVPGRIEIITGPMFSGKSEELIRRLKRARIARQRVACYKPDIDLRYHRTSIASHGAQTHDASTVANVEDLRAALFPQLDQIEVVGIDEVQFFADAIIPLAVELVHLGKRVVMAGLDTTFANEPFGPVPNLMALADEVTKLSAVCMVCGAPAIHTQRLGQSQELVVVGATGLYEARCRAHFHPYADEHHSEQLELPAVS from the coding sequence ATGTCCATCCCCGTCCCCGGCCGCATTGAGATCATCACCGGCCCCATGTTCTCCGGAAAATCCGAAGAGCTCATCCGCCGGCTCAAGCGCGCCCGCATCGCCCGTCAGCGCGTCGCCTGCTACAAGCCCGACATCGACCTCCGCTACCACCGCACCTCGATCGCCAGCCACGGTGCGCAGACCCACGACGCCTCCACCGTCGCCAACGTCGAAGACCTCCGCGCCGCGCTCTTCCCCCAGCTCGATCAGATCGAGGTCGTCGGCATTGATGAGGTGCAGTTCTTCGCCGACGCCATCATTCCCCTCGCCGTTGAACTCGTCCATCTCGGCAAGCGCGTCGTCATGGCCGGCCTCGACACCACCTTCGCCAACGAGCCCTTCGGTCCCGTCCCCAACCTCATGGCCCTCGCCGACGAGGTCACCAAGCTCTCCGCAGTCTGCATGGTCTGCGGGGCCCCCGCCATCCACACCCAGCGCCTCGGCCAGAGCCAGGAGCTCGTCGTCGTAGGAGCCACCGGACTCTACGAAGCCCGCTGCCGCGCCCACTTCCATCCCTACGCCGACGAACACCACTCCGAGCAGCTCGAACTTCCCGCCGTCAGCTAA
- a CDS encoding carboxypeptidase-like regulatory domain-containing protein: MTYRRTFSLCWVVLLFTAFAFGQGTTSRISGIVTDSSGAVVANATVTAMNEGTGAVFVTKTSGSGTYTFDLLQVGKYTIKAEAQGFKQFVSTGNVLSIGVPTSVDPRLSIGGGTETVQVEGGYDLVQTESSGNLGGQIDNVTLTQLPIVGSRGRSPLGLVQFIPGVVVNGGNAVGGGISVNGSRDRAWNYVMDGIDANESSSGGSSTSPPHQNPDMLSEFRVITSAPTAEFGRNSGAQVLMVTKSGTNQWHGNLFWFYQSPFLRANTPQNKAAGKGRGQFVQNVPGGSLGGPIWKDKAFFFVNVELLHALTSTLQTQRVYTQQARQGLIRYVATGKNAPFGANGASVDGSGNPTLPACSSSQQKNCYNTYDMVASDPFHAGLDPATKNFIGLAPLPNTFQTGDGLNTAGYTWVAPATDKQVDLNFKIDYKFNEKNQVYFRWTSGHQNTFSDVTNGGLPTFPGLPPVVNTYRTPRNFAFNYRWAPTVSLANEFVVGMNRFGYKFENPAAAANAKTPFNLNNSVVAPLNAYLGNNRFLTTIQLVDNVTWVHGPHVVKGGINFRYGREIDERGSIGSLNAVPQVTFSASGSSSNSPDTTNYNIPTTSINTTDQTTLKGAVNDMLGRIYSQQAGYVAKPDLSSFYPAGTVNNMDHRWPEYDFYLQDTWKALPNLVLDYGVRLDARLAPDLHSFPGQIPNQSMVYGTQLNGPLQFVHGAFMKSRWTNFGPSIGFAYDPFKDGKTSIRGNFRIAYDRINSFSFSSSVFQGMPGLTYQVNDVVSGLDKGTQMGKRAQNWAPPTTTATPASLVSPPPYTVNSLTVSDPNMKTPTVSMWALSIQREVLKNTVFTMTYIGNHGTHLYGGYDSNQAELYSNKFLDSFQQAKAGVVTPLMHQLISKVNTGGLKDSAYIQKNYQAYLDNNSVGGLANLFANTLLPDSQSSNGVSSLVHQDGLPDNFFKPYSQYLGGLNVLQTRDYSNYNGLQLQLEKRMSGGLQITASYTYSKTLDTRSYDPTFTTVATGSSQSAAGTPFDFRTPRLNYAAADFDNTHVVSGYYVYDLPFGHGKKFGSQANRVVDAMIGGWQISGDGVWQSGRPLTIYAGSGSGSNGAFTYGGSVQTPASCLGHCDAHMGKVHTETTSSGTQTYYLTAAQRAQFYAPAAGQFSNLGRNWLRQNAVWNTDANLSKSFRTWREQVLQLRFEVQNVFNNVTYDTTGSQSIGSPVFMRLNPANDSGIINSAPRRAQLAAKYIF; this comes from the coding sequence ATGACTTATCGCAGGACGTTTTCTCTCTGTTGGGTCGTATTGCTGTTTACGGCATTCGCGTTCGGGCAAGGAACTACCAGCCGCATTTCGGGTATTGTCACTGACTCGTCGGGAGCCGTGGTTGCGAATGCAACGGTGACGGCGATGAATGAAGGCACGGGCGCAGTATTTGTGACCAAGACTTCTGGCTCCGGCACCTATACGTTTGACCTGCTGCAGGTGGGCAAGTACACGATCAAGGCGGAGGCCCAGGGCTTCAAGCAGTTTGTCTCGACGGGGAATGTGCTGTCGATCGGCGTTCCGACGAGCGTGGATCCGAGGCTCTCGATCGGTGGCGGTACAGAGACGGTACAGGTTGAGGGCGGCTACGACCTGGTGCAGACGGAGTCGTCGGGTAATCTGGGCGGCCAGATCGACAACGTTACACTGACACAGTTGCCGATTGTGGGGTCACGTGGTAGGAGCCCGTTGGGCCTCGTGCAGTTCATCCCGGGCGTAGTGGTGAATGGCGGCAATGCTGTCGGCGGTGGCATCAGCGTGAACGGTTCGCGTGACCGCGCGTGGAACTATGTGATGGACGGCATCGACGCAAACGAGAGCTCGTCGGGCGGATCGAGTACCTCGCCACCACACCAGAATCCGGACATGCTCTCGGAGTTTCGCGTGATTACATCGGCTCCGACGGCGGAGTTTGGCCGTAACTCTGGCGCGCAGGTGCTGATGGTGACCAAGTCGGGAACCAACCAGTGGCACGGCAACCTGTTCTGGTTCTATCAGTCGCCGTTTTTGCGGGCGAATACGCCGCAGAACAAGGCTGCTGGGAAGGGGCGGGGGCAATTTGTCCAGAACGTGCCGGGGGGATCGCTGGGCGGACCTATCTGGAAGGACAAGGCGTTCTTCTTTGTCAACGTGGAGCTGCTGCACGCGTTAACGAGCACACTTCAGACTCAAAGGGTGTACACGCAGCAGGCTCGGCAGGGCCTTATCCGGTATGTCGCGACCGGTAAGAACGCGCCCTTTGGTGCGAACGGGGCTTCAGTAGACGGCAGCGGCAATCCTACTCTGCCGGCATGCTCGTCTTCTCAACAGAAGAATTGCTACAACACATATGACATGGTCGCGAGTGATCCGTTCCATGCTGGGCTGGATCCGGCGACGAAGAACTTTATCGGGCTGGCGCCGCTGCCGAACACATTTCAGACTGGCGACGGATTGAATACCGCGGGATACACCTGGGTTGCGCCTGCGACGGACAAGCAGGTCGATCTGAACTTCAAGATCGACTATAAGTTCAACGAGAAAAATCAGGTCTATTTCCGTTGGACCTCTGGCCATCAGAATACGTTTTCCGATGTCACCAATGGCGGATTGCCGACCTTTCCGGGACTTCCACCTGTCGTCAATACGTACCGTACGCCGCGTAACTTTGCGTTCAACTATCGATGGGCGCCGACTGTAAGCCTGGCGAATGAGTTTGTTGTCGGGATGAATCGTTTCGGGTACAAGTTTGAGAATCCGGCTGCGGCTGCGAACGCGAAGACTCCGTTCAACCTGAACAACTCTGTTGTGGCGCCGCTGAATGCCTATCTGGGCAACAATCGCTTCCTGACGACGATACAGTTGGTGGATAACGTAACCTGGGTTCACGGGCCGCATGTGGTCAAGGGCGGAATTAACTTCCGCTACGGCCGCGAGATCGACGAGCGCGGGTCGATCGGATCGCTGAACGCGGTTCCGCAGGTGACCTTTAGTGCATCGGGCAGCAGCAGTAATTCACCGGATACGACGAACTACAATATCCCCACGACGTCGATCAATACCACCGATCAGACGACCCTCAAAGGGGCGGTCAACGACATGCTTGGCCGTATTTATTCGCAACAGGCAGGCTATGTGGCGAAGCCGGATTTGAGCTCCTTTTATCCAGCTGGGACGGTCAACAACATGGACCACCGCTGGCCGGAGTACGACTTCTACCTGCAGGATACGTGGAAGGCACTGCCGAATCTGGTGCTCGACTACGGCGTGCGGCTGGATGCTCGTCTGGCTCCGGACCTGCACAGTTTCCCTGGGCAGATTCCGAACCAGTCGATGGTGTATGGCACCCAACTGAACGGTCCCCTGCAGTTTGTGCATGGAGCGTTTATGAAGAGCCGTTGGACGAACTTCGGGCCTTCGATTGGGTTTGCCTATGACCCATTCAAGGACGGCAAGACCTCGATTCGCGGCAACTTCCGGATTGCTTACGACCGCATTAACTCGTTTTCGTTTTCGTCGTCGGTCTTCCAGGGAATGCCGGGGTTGACCTACCAGGTAAACGATGTTGTTTCGGGCCTGGACAAAGGAACGCAGATGGGCAAGCGCGCGCAGAACTGGGCACCGCCGACGACTACGGCAACGCCTGCGTCTCTGGTGTCGCCTCCACCGTACACCGTCAACTCGCTAACAGTGTCCGACCCAAACATGAAGACGCCGACGGTTTCGATGTGGGCGTTGAGCATTCAGCGCGAGGTATTGAAGAACACGGTGTTCACGATGACGTATATCGGAAACCATGGGACGCACCTTTATGGTGGCTACGACTCGAACCAGGCGGAGCTCTACTCCAATAAATTCCTGGATTCATTCCAGCAGGCGAAGGCGGGAGTTGTCACGCCGTTGATGCACCAGCTTATCTCCAAGGTCAACACCGGCGGACTGAAGGATTCGGCGTACATCCAGAAGAACTATCAGGCCTACCTTGATAACAACAGCGTGGGCGGACTGGCGAACCTTTTTGCGAATACCCTGCTGCCCGATTCGCAATCGTCTAACGGTGTGTCTTCCTTGGTCCATCAGGACGGACTGCCGGATAATTTCTTCAAGCCGTACTCGCAGTATCTTGGTGGCCTCAACGTTTTGCAGACACGCGACTACTCGAACTACAACGGACTGCAACTGCAGCTTGAGAAGCGCATGTCTGGCGGCCTCCAAATAACGGCGAGCTACACATATTCGAAGACGCTGGATACTCGGTCCTATGATCCGACGTTCACGACGGTGGCAACGGGCAGCTCGCAGTCGGCTGCGGGAACGCCCTTTGACTTTCGCACTCCGCGGTTGAACTACGCAGCGGCGGACTTCGATAACACGCATGTGGTGTCGGGATACTATGTCTACGATCTTCCGTTCGGCCATGGTAAGAAGTTCGGCTCGCAGGCAAACCGTGTGGTGGACGCCATGATCGGAGGATGGCAGATCTCCGGTGACGGTGTGTGGCAGTCAGGCAGGCCGCTTACGATCTATGCCGGATCCGGCTCGGGTTCGAATGGTGCGTTTACCTACGGCGGCAGCGTGCAGACGCCTGCTTCCTGCCTCGGTCACTGCGATGCCCATATGGGCAAGGTTCACACGGAGACGACGTCGAGTGGTACGCAGACCTACTATCTGACGGCGGCGCAGAGGGCACAGTTCTACGCGCCAGCAGCGGGACAGTTCTCGAACCTGGGACGCAATTGGCTTCGGCAGAATGCAGTCTGGAATACAGATGCGAATCTGTCGAAGTCGTTCCGGACGTGGCGAGAGCAGGTCCTGCAGCTTCGGTTCGAGGTGCAGAACGTGTTCAACAACGTGACCTATGACACGACCGGGTCGCAATCGATTGGGTCGCCGGTCTTCATGCGGCTGAACCCGGCGAACGACTCTGGGATCATCAACAGCGCTCCGCGCAGGGCGCAGCTTGCGGCGAAGTACATCTTCTAA
- a CDS encoding YbjQ family protein: MSTTPSTSLPLAPSMRLDESMVTTAFELPGYRIVRNHGVVRGIVVRSRSVFGTIGAGLQTLVGGNITLFTELCERTRHDAFTLMMQHAAEHGANAIIAARYDANELMQGVTEVLAYGTAVTVERM; the protein is encoded by the coding sequence ATGTCGACTACTCCATCTACCTCACTCCCGCTGGCTCCGTCCATGCGTCTCGACGAATCCATGGTCACGACTGCCTTCGAGCTCCCCGGCTACCGCATCGTCCGCAACCACGGTGTCGTGCGTGGCATCGTCGTTCGCTCGCGCTCCGTCTTCGGAACCATTGGCGCAGGCCTACAAACTCTCGTCGGAGGAAACATCACTCTCTTCACTGAACTCTGTGAGAGGACCCGGCACGATGCTTTCACGCTCATGATGCAGCACGCTGCCGAGCACGGAGCCAACGCCATCATCGCCGCACGCTACGACGCCAACGAACTCATGCAGGGAGTCACCGAAGTCCTCGCCTACGGCACCGCCGTCACCGTCGAACGCATGTAG